In a genomic window of Occallatibacter riparius:
- a CDS encoding P-II family nitrogen regulator, giving the protein MVKIEAVIQPSKLDAVKDALLEAGIEGMTILEARGHGRQKGHTEFYRGREYTVDLLPKVKIEMVVQDERKEKAIQAIIGAARTGRIGDGKIFVSPIADAIRIRNDERGETAL; this is encoded by the coding sequence ATGGTGAAGATCGAGGCAGTGATCCAGCCCTCGAAGCTGGATGCGGTGAAAGATGCGCTGCTTGAAGCGGGCATCGAGGGCATGACAATTCTGGAAGCGCGCGGCCATGGGCGCCAGAAGGGCCACACGGAGTTCTATCGGGGCCGCGAGTACACGGTCGACCTTCTGCCGAAGGTGAAGATCGAGATGGTGGTGCAGGACGAGCGCAAGGAGAAGGCGATCCAGGCCATTATCGGCGCGGCTCGGACGGGACGGATCGGCGACGGCAAGATCTTCGTGAGTCCGATCGCGGATGCGATCAGGATCCGCAACGATGAGCGGGGCGAGACGGCGCTGTAG
- a CDS encoding ammonium transporter, which produces MGQSAGSSAAPATQAQIDALKSAVDSAQMSGDNAWMLVSAALVLMMTGPGLALFYGGLVRRKNILGTMMQSFAMMGLVTILWALIGYSLAFGHGNAFIGGFEHVFLRGVSLAPDADYAKTIPEQTYMVYQLMFAIITPALITGAFAERMKFSAMALFLSLWSLIIYSPMAHMVWGVGGLLNASGGHIPSLDFAGGTVVHVTSGVSALVTALYLGKRMGYPKTAMPPHSMVLSFVGACLLWVGWFGFNAGSALNAGSLATSAFINTHFAAAAAALGWTIAEWIHNGKPTALGAISGAVAGLVAITPASGFVQPMAALLIGLIAGFFCFFMVFMVKAKFGYDDSLDAFGVHGAGGTLGAILTGIFAVSVINPAFGTDASGKALPTGVLDGHWGQLLNQGAGVAIAWVMSAVGTLVLLFVVDKVIGLRVSAEDENEGLDLSQHGEEGYDFNS; this is translated from the coding sequence ATGGGGCAGTCCGCTGGTTCGAGCGCCGCGCCCGCTACGCAGGCGCAGATTGATGCGCTGAAGAGTGCCGTGGACAGCGCGCAGATGTCTGGCGACAACGCGTGGATGCTGGTTTCAGCCGCGCTGGTGCTGATGATGACGGGGCCGGGGCTAGCGCTGTTCTACGGCGGGCTGGTACGGCGCAAGAACATTCTGGGCACCATGATGCAGAGCTTCGCAATGATGGGGCTGGTGACGATTCTGTGGGCGCTGATTGGATACTCGCTGGCCTTCGGACACGGAAACGCATTCATCGGCGGATTCGAGCACGTGTTTTTGCGCGGCGTGAGCCTGGCGCCGGATGCGGACTACGCGAAGACGATTCCCGAGCAGACCTACATGGTCTATCAGCTGATGTTCGCGATCATTACGCCGGCGCTGATTACGGGCGCATTTGCGGAGCGGATGAAGTTCAGCGCGATGGCGCTGTTTCTGTCGCTGTGGTCGCTGATTATCTACAGCCCGATGGCGCACATGGTGTGGGGCGTGGGCGGACTGCTGAACGCGAGCGGCGGACATATCCCCTCGCTGGATTTCGCAGGCGGAACAGTGGTTCACGTGACATCGGGCGTGTCGGCACTGGTGACGGCGCTTTACCTGGGCAAGCGCATGGGGTATCCCAAGACCGCCATGCCGCCGCACTCGATGGTGCTGAGCTTCGTTGGCGCGTGCCTGCTGTGGGTTGGGTGGTTCGGATTCAACGCGGGCAGCGCGCTGAATGCGGGATCGCTGGCGACGAGCGCGTTTATCAACACGCATTTTGCAGCAGCGGCAGCGGCGCTGGGGTGGACGATCGCCGAGTGGATCCACAACGGCAAGCCGACGGCGCTGGGCGCGATCTCGGGCGCGGTGGCGGGGCTGGTGGCGATTACACCGGCATCGGGATTTGTGCAGCCCATGGCGGCGTTGCTCATCGGGCTGATCGCGGGGTTCTTCTGCTTCTTCATGGTGTTCATGGTGAAGGCGAAGTTCGGGTACGATGACTCGCTCGATGCCTTCGGCGTGCACGGAGCAGGCGGCACGCTGGGGGCGATTCTGACCGGCATCTTCGCGGTGAGCGTGATCAACCCAGCATTCGGGACGGATGCATCCGGCAAGGCGTTGCCGACCGGCGTGCTGGACGGCCACTGGGGGCAGTTGCTGAACCAGGGGGCCGGAGTGGCGATCGCGTGGGTGATGTCTGCAGTAGGAACACTGGTGCTGCTGTTCGTGGTGGACAAGGTGATCGGGCTGCGGGTTTCGGCCGAAGACGAAAACGAGGGTTTGGACCTGTCGCAGCACGGCGAAGAAGGTTACGATTTCAATTCCTGA